In Symmachiella dynata, the following are encoded in one genomic region:
- a CDS encoding sialidase family protein, whose protein sequence is MGVALFSGAQAAEQQPGVLKEEFIYETAPFPSCHASTIVETDTGLVTAWFAGKHEKNPDVGIWVSRQEDGKWTPPVEVANGIQYAGKRHPCWNPVLFQPKEGPLLLFYKVGPDPRTWWGMLTTSADGGKTWDQPRRLPEGIDGPVKNKPIQLANGDILCGSSTEYDGWRVHFERTSDLGKTWERVGPINDGKEFNAIQPSILTYEDGRMQVLCRSREKVITQSWSEDGGETWSKMTATELPNPNSGTDAVTLADGRQILIYNHSIRGGRGRGLLNVAVSEDGKNWKAALVLEDEKGEFSYPAVIQTADGLVHFTYTYQRKKVKHVVADPSKFVLHDIVDGKLPD, encoded by the coding sequence ATGGGAGTTGCGTTGTTTTCCGGCGCGCAGGCCGCGGAACAGCAGCCGGGAGTCCTCAAAGAGGAATTCATTTACGAGACCGCTCCATTTCCCTCGTGCCACGCCTCGACGATTGTTGAAACCGATACCGGTCTGGTTACCGCTTGGTTTGCCGGCAAACATGAGAAAAACCCCGATGTTGGGATTTGGGTCTCGCGGCAAGAAGATGGAAAATGGACGCCGCCGGTTGAAGTCGCCAATGGAATTCAATATGCCGGAAAACGGCATCCTTGTTGGAATCCCGTGCTGTTTCAACCCAAAGAGGGCCCGCTGTTGTTGTTCTATAAAGTTGGTCCGGACCCGCGCACGTGGTGGGGCATGTTGACGACTTCGGCCGATGGCGGAAAAACTTGGGACCAACCGCGACGGCTCCCCGAGGGCATTGATGGTCCAGTCAAAAACAAACCGATTCAATTGGCCAATGGCGACATCCTGTGCGGATCGAGCACCGAATACGATGGTTGGCGGGTCCACTTTGAACGGACGAGCGACTTGGGGAAAACCTGGGAGCGCGTGGGACCGATCAATGACGGCAAAGAATTCAACGCGATTCAGCCCAGCATTTTGACGTACGAAGATGGACGGATGCAGGTCCTTTGCCGTAGCCGCGAAAAGGTGATTACACAGAGTTGGTCGGAGGATGGTGGCGAAACCTGGAGCAAGATGACAGCGACCGAGTTGCCCAATCCCAACTCCGGCACCGATGCGGTCACGTTGGCCGATGGACGACAAATACTGATTTATAATCATTCGATCCGCGGTGGTCGTGGGCGGGGATTGCTCAACGTGGCGGTTTCGGAAGACGGAAAAAATTGGAAAGCGGCGTTGGTGCTCGAAGATGAAAAAGGGGAATTCTCCTACCCCGCCGTCATTCAAACCGCTGATGGTTTGGTGCATTTCACCTACACCTACCAACGCAAAAAAGTGAAGCACGTCGTTGCGGATCCCTCGAAATTTGTGCTTCACGACATTGTCGATGGCAAATTGCCTGATTGA
- a CDS encoding dihydrodipicolinate synthase family protein — translation MIEAAPVATRYPRCNLAACMLPWTEHWELDVAAFTEHVNTFLQAGYRNLYVLGTAGEGYALSDRRFQQVVQTFAELTVGEGLDPQVGVIALSLEQITERIACAYHYGIRMFQISLPSWGPLDESETMLFFKSVCGAFPDCRFLHYNLPRVGRIIGGAEYRRLADAVPNLVATKNSSTDYARTADLLKHTPDLQHFLLESNFAMGCSIGECSLLCSQAGLFPKTTWQLFQAGLDDDLPELFRITALLHGITGRLFAHCQRRMIDGCYDKTFLWLRDPQFPTRMLPPYLGLSDEERQTCRAMFDAEFRQIP, via the coding sequence ATGATCGAAGCCGCCCCCGTCGCCACGCGTTACCCCCGCTGCAATTTGGCGGCTTGTATGCTCCCTTGGACCGAACACTGGGAACTCGATGTCGCCGCATTCACCGAGCATGTCAACACGTTCTTACAGGCAGGTTACCGCAACCTGTATGTGTTGGGTACCGCGGGCGAAGGCTATGCGCTCAGTGATCGACGGTTTCAGCAGGTCGTCCAAACCTTTGCCGAATTGACCGTCGGCGAGGGGCTTGATCCGCAAGTTGGCGTGATCGCGTTGTCCCTGGAACAGATCACCGAACGGATTGCTTGCGCGTATCACTATGGCATCCGCATGTTTCAGATATCACTGCCCAGTTGGGGCCCGCTCGATGAATCGGAAACCATGCTTTTCTTCAAATCGGTGTGCGGCGCATTCCCCGATTGCCGATTCCTGCATTACAACTTGCCGCGCGTGGGACGGATCATCGGGGGAGCGGAGTATCGCCGCCTTGCCGATGCTGTTCCGAATCTCGTCGCCACCAAAAACAGTTCCACCGACTACGCACGGACCGCCGACCTGCTGAAACATACTCCCGACTTGCAGCACTTCCTGCTCGAGTCCAATTTTGCCATGGGCTGCTCGATCGGCGAATGTTCGCTGCTCTGCAGCCAGGCAGGGCTATTTCCCAAGACCACCTGGCAACTGTTCCAAGCGGGGTTAGACGATGATCTGCCCGAGCTGTTTCGCATCACCGCCTTGCTGCACGGCATCACCGGGCGTCTGTTTGCGCATTGTCAGCGACGGATGATCGATGGCTGTTATGATAAGACCTTTTTGTGGCTGCGTGATCCACAATTCCCCACGCGCATGCTCCCCCCGTATCTCGGGTTGAGCGATGAGGAACGACAAACTTGCCGCGCGATGTTCGATGCAGAGTTTCGACAGATTCCGTAG